A part of Thermogemmatispora onikobensis genomic DNA contains:
- a CDS encoding HEAT repeat domain-containing protein — HEILRHKNPFINNFTLTDYRIYIDIIDDYYEDTGDDDNMVVNDKYVKTLVIRKSQSQDRKLELLIQRLQKQNIDEEIMTNLLNKIGKLYDRDDKIEFLLTLVRTEGLTVRFRSDCVMLLAGMLESYGDEKAIKILLSLVKNKKLPEKVRGDCIGVLTSILSRYYNKKAIEVLLSLVRNEKLSIDMRQKCVEGLAKVLGGHGDGEAIEVLLSLVRDERLAIVLRLVCVEELGHLAKEVPLAQTGALAALADLSLHSEVRAALALALGQSEHRTLAAPLRVCWQREQDERLKRTLLLALVCLDDLDLSVLAEAEELALQGQPDRLSSSESALWKSHLPEYLVKHSGAETLGRLLRRSRFARGQLSLSLIEAIEAAERRDLVPMLLDVLEHSSMKAALISLRGAKLWRLIQAISQLGETPEVARRLLALFQKAVIDSNLSVRYWVVDCLFEALWHVTRRAGLLVVERPRGSQRYVLLPRRGSSPADGLPNLS, encoded by the coding sequence CACGAGATACTACGACATAAGAATCCATTTATCAATAATTTCACTCTGACAGATTATCGTATCTATATTGATATTATTGATGATTATTATGAAGATACCGGCGACGATGATAATATGGTTGTTAATGATAAATATGTAAAAACACTAGTAATAAGAAAATCTCAATCTCAAGATAGAAAACTGGAACTTCTGATTCAAAGATTACAAAAGCAAAATATTGATGAAGAGATAATGACAAATTTGTTAAATAAAATAGGAAAGCTCTATGATAGAGATGATAAAATAGAGTTTTTATTGACATTAGTAAGAACTGAGGGGTTGACTGTCAGGTTTCGCTCTGATTGTGTCATGCTGCTGGCTGGGATGCTAGAGAGCTACGGCGATGAGAAGGCGATAAAGATCCTCCTGTCACTGGTGAAGAATAAGAAGTTACCTGAAAAGGTGCGCGGCGATTGTATAGGAGTATTGACCAGTATATTAAGTAGATATTATAATAAGAAGGCCATAGAGGTTCTGCTGTCATTGGTGAGAAATGAGAAGTTATCTATAGATATGCGTCAAAAATGTGTAGAAGGCTTGGCGAAGGTACTGGGCGGTCATGGCGATGGTGAGGCGATAGAGGTTCTGCTGTCATTGGTGAGGGACGAGCGGCTAGCGATAGTGTTACGCCTGGTCTGTGTCGAGGAGCTGGGCCACCTGGCCAAAGAGGTCCCGCTAGCGCAGACGGGAGCGCTAGCTGCGCTGGCCGATCTCAGTCTGCACAGCGAAGTGCGTGCTGCTCTGGCTCTTGCTTTGGGGCAAAGTGAACATCGCACCCTTGCTGCTCCCCTGCGCGTCTGTTGGCAGCGTGAGCAAGATGAGAGACTCAAACGCACCCTGCTGTTGGCCCTGGTATGCCTTGATGATCTAGATCTGAGCGTTCTGGCAGAGGCTGAAGAGCTGGCTCTCCAGGGCCAGCCTGATAGGCTTTCCTCTTCAGAGAGTGCCCTATGGAAATCCCATTTACCTGAGTATCTGGTAAAGCATAGCGGGGCAGAGACGCTGGGGCGCTTGCTGAGGAGGAGTCGGTTTGCGAGGGGACAGCTCTCGCTCTCGTTGATAGAGGCAATAGAGGCCGCTGAACGTCGCGACCTGGTGCCTATGCTGCTCGACGTCTTGGAGCACTCATCGATGAAGGCGGCACTGATTAGCCTCAGAGGCGCAAAGCTCTGGAGACTCATACAGGCGATCAGCCAGCTCGGCGAAACGCCCGAAGTCGCCAGGCGCCTGCTCGCCCTCTTTCAAAAGGCAGTGATAGATTCCAACCTTTCGGTCCGCTACTGGGTAGTTGATTGCCTTTTCGAAGCGCTCTGGCACGTCACGCGGCGGGCTGGCCTGCTGGTCGTCGAACGCCCGCGCGGCAGCCAACGCTACGTCCTGCTCCCGCGCCGCGGCTCCAGTCCTGCCGACGGCCTGCCTAACCTCTCCTAG